GGCAACATTGGAAGTGATGTCATAGGTCAATCAGCTGATTTGCTTGAACAATATACGCAGTGTCAGCCTTTGATCTCCGCACTTCCCCCTCACTTCAGTTTTACTTTACAGATGTTATAATGATTAAGGACCATGcatgaaatatggtacattGACAAGGTATTGCGATGCATTAACAAAATCTACCTCAACAGGGAGTGAATCTAAATATTAAAGGCGTTCATTCTTTAACTCCTTTACCTTTTCAATACGTTCTCTAACAGCTGAAAAGATGTTCAGCACCAGTTGAAATCCACTGCTGTTGGTCAAGTTCGTTGGCTCGTTACGTCCGCTGTGGTCTGTTAATATAGTTTTATGTATTCGTCTTTTTAAGTGTCTATGTAATCAATAGCGAGATATGGTACGGTCATCGGCTTGCGGATCAAACGGATGAGTCAACTATCATATCTATCAAAGACAAACAATCGTACAGAACCACCCAGTATGCCAGTCTATCACATTCTGCAAGGATGCGTGATTTGCACACAGTTATTCCGTACGGCACGTGTCACCTTGAAAAATGAGGTAAACACGCGTTTTAAATAGCGCCTTCATTTTCCATTTCTCACTCACTGGGACAAAGCATGTGGCCAGACAAGTTCATTCATCATGAGTGTGTGGCGTGCAATCACAGACATTCCATTTAATAGATAGGAGGGAAACAATTTCTCTTACATAGATAATATTACTCATAATAATAGTAGGTAGGCATTGATGATAAAAACGTTTGCATTAATGCTTTAGTTCAAAAATCAATCATATCTTTTCTCAGTAAAGGATGAGGTTTCCGGTCTTGAATATTTTGACATGAAGCGTAAATATCCACACACCATAATACTAATGGTCCGGTCCGGTGGCTCAGCGTTTtccaaaatattatgaaaatgccAAGAAAACTCTTCGTCTTTTAAAAATGGTTctctttttatgacattttttcccattttctgCATTGCATCGAATAATACGCATCCCAAAATGCCCACGGTAACCATGAAGAACGAGACCTAAAGCACTGCAAGGGTCTGCCGTGTCTGTCTGTTACTCCAGTGTATTTCTGACCGCCTATCGTAAATGACCTGGTTGACTTACCTATATCGAAACCTGGGAAACCCCCTGtataaattaaagatatcagCGGCCAGAAATGCTGTTCCTGGAGTTTCAATCAGAACTTTTggagcagattttgattttcgaTTTCTTCGATTATTTCTGTACCTTTTTTcccttttctttgtttttgcgTTTGAATAGCCACCGTTGAGACATGTTAATTTCGCGCCTTCATCGTTACCAGGCTGTAACCACGAgtttcattgactattttcacGTAGGTGATCACGCTCTGCTCATGACCCGGCAAACCCAGATTCTAACCAATCATCACCGGCGGCCGGATCATTAATATTCAATGAACTCATCTGAACCAATCACAAGTCAGTGCTACACGTGCGGGAGAAGTGAAAGTCACGAAGTGTGGAAATTCTTACTACAAATCGTTCATGTTATCGCCGTATATCCATTTGCCGGGTAGACACGATTTGATAAAGTTGGAAGTTGTACCGTGCTCACAGATACTGATCAAAATAACAGATACGCATCGTAGACTGCTGTGTTTGCGACCGATTACACCAAGTGACAATATAATAATCCAGAACAGTATATTTTACGAGGGCACGTCGGTCACCAAGTTCAAGATCAGCTTTGCTCCTGTCttgtattttttcaagaaaatatacTAGACTTTTATCACGACTGAGCAAGTTAAGGTTTCACACTAAACTGAAGAAACCAGTACCGGCTACTCTGTGGACGCAACCACCTTGAGTTAGATCCAAAGCAAATAGAGACGTTTTAAGCAACGGACTTATCCTTGACATTGTTAAATACGACCGGTAGGAGAACAAGATGTGCGACAACAGCATCAACAAAGAGATAGCAACACTGCTTAACTTGCCCAGCTCTCCTATCGAGGCCATGTCTCCGTTGCTCTTAGATAATATGACAGAAGATCACGCTTGGCCTGAGCTGAGGGCTCTACGGAAGAGAAAACAGCGGTCTGACACACTCTCCCTCAAAAAGACAGGAAACTTTCGTCGTTTGGAGAATGTGGTATGGCGGGAATGGTTCGTCCGTTGTCAGTCGCCACCCAGCCCTACACCGAGTGAAAACGAGTGCCCACGAAAGATTATAGTAAACGGCATCGATATACCAACTGAATATGAAATTTACGAACCAAGACGCCATGAGATGGCCGTAATCGGTACGTACGTAGAAATTTacgatattttttttcaatgtatttgtGTAGCGAAATAATATGATAACAAAAATCGTCCATAAATGCGACATGAACAGTTGAAATGGTTTTCCGTTTATTTTGGCAGGATGTAGTATAGGTGGATATTTCTGTAAAGCGAATTGTAGTGAcggaaaatgtaaatatttgatattagTCACAAGCTACAGATGAACTTGATAAAAGTCACGTTTGCGTACTAGTGCTGACGTCACATGATGTCAAAAAGACCATCATGTGCCTCGAAATTAGGCATTCTAAAGTACTGCATGCTGTCATCCTGAATTTGGCATcactttcacaattttcttGTGCTTGTTTGTTAATTTCGATGTCTTGgattgttttttgaaattctcacTCAGTCAACATTCTATGGACAGCTGTTAACATACACTTTGCTTAATTTTCAGGCTCATATGTAGACCCGCGAATAAGTACCGGCTTCTGTTATAAGGTGCGCATAAACGGCACTGAGAAATACCAATTCAAGGGAAAACCTCTGCGACTTCAGAGTGTTGGCAAAGGCTACGGGAAAAGACTCACATTCGCCGGCAAATCGTTGaaccaaaacagcaatttctTCTGGTCAGACACTCACGACCAGGGCTACGCCTTTAGCATCCATGCAGTTTTCGAGAATGACGAGTTTGGAATTTATGATTCCAATCATCGACATATTGGCAGTGCAGTTGTGGAATCCGTCAGCGATGTGCAAAAAGAAATCGCTCATGTTACGAAAAAAGACTATAACGAAAAGACAGTTGCAGTCACAATGCGTTGTAATGTTCAGATAAGGAGTGGTCCGCATGGGCTTGTCTCCCTAATATCTCCTGAAACTCTTAATTTAGACGGCCTTGCAGTGGTTGTGAAGGCTAATAAAAGCGACAAAGCGGTAACCAAGTGCGTCGAAGACATTGAGATTCCCGGCATTGGAAGATGCACACTTCGTTCAGATGACTAACTCGTCACCCAGTCGAAGCTGTTCCGTTCAGCAACCGCCTTCCTTTGGATACAGTACCATGTGATGTCGTGGCGCGAACGGATCTCAGAGACATTTTCATGTTCAAAGTCCGCATTATACAGTAATTCGACGCGAACACCAAAGATGAACATCCCAACAATATTTACTTGATCTTTAAATTAAAGCGAACGTGATGAATTCGCAAATTATATTTACCTTTGTAAGTTATTTCAGACTGAAAGCCGCGGCTTGATAATAACCCATAGTTTAAGATTTAAAGAATATTGTATTTGTGTATATAATCCTTTACCTTTCCCTTGGCATTTTTGAACTTCCATGAAATGGATAAAAACTTTGCAAATATTTGAGTTGAAGgtcaactttgaataatattCGTTAAGTTGTGTAAATACTACCAACGTATGGCATTCGTGTTTGGAGAGTTATTACTTGAACGTTAGCTTTTTTCAAGCCATGCAGTCAATtgtactgaaatattttgttgaagTTAATAGCCCTTAAGAGaaagtcagttattttgtttaagtTAGGTTGATGAAAACCGGTGTTTGAACACCACCGAACTGTGCCTACACTCCGGTATTGCATTCTTGTTTACCTTGCCTTTTTCATTGTACAGTCCTTTGcaaatgaaataaagtttttcaCAACAAATACTACATtgtcttgtttgtttttgttgtttgtatatGTAACTGCCGAAAAAGTTTGACTAAAGCGTGAATAAATTAAAGTGAACGGAAAcaatcgtcggaactgcgctttgcgagtttcttgtttattcgtgcacgatatctagatgcacctcatcatcatagctgcaacatttaaaataATACTATGTTTacctttcatcaatcaccatcgtgcCTTGGATACATACAGGGTTTAGATTGGTCATATCGgccccatacgacctttgagcgcagttccgacgactgtgtATCCCTTTAACATCTTTACCATACATTTCATTATCGGCCATGGCGGAGAAGATATTGTAGGATAGGAGAGATTAAACAAAGGTTTTGCTTCTTGAAAACATTTGCCGTTGATTAAAATAGCATTCcaaatacatttacatttatACCGGTTTTACCCTATACCCGATCAGCTGATAAATGACAGCGTTGCCGTTGATAAAAATCTATTATTTGCGGGCCGGCAAGAACCTCACCGACAACACTATACATACTTATTCGTCGTAGCATGAGTACAATTGCTCAATAAATTTGGATATCTCTCGCAATAAACTATTGAAATGACTGTCATTTAATCAAAGACCATGCAGGCTTTTCTGAAATTTATAATGGCACGTGTCTGATCACATGTATGGTATACACCAGGGTACACCACACCTCAAAACACATGCACTCAGCTTGTTGGTGACCTTTCACCTGTTCACGAGGTTCATAGGAGCTAAAAACTTTCCGTATCTCAGATCGCAAGGAAAAGGAGAGTATTGTATTAGTCTGTCACTGTATATGCCTAACATGCTATGCCACTGCTAGTAGCAATGTAGTTTTCTTTACTGCTACCTTCCGGCATCACAGTGAAGATGTACAGAtctgtaaaaattattcttgtgacatttgagaattttttaaaaccacGCTACCTCAGTACCGGAAAGTGAAAACGATAGGTTTCAAGCTATTTGCTTACAAGACATCAACCCATTTGCTTTAGTTAACAGTTACTGTGTACGAAAAACTGAATATTTAcacaattttggggaaaattaaattttgtcgAGAGCTAGAAATGCGTAGTCTTCGTTTATACTGGATACTGCACGCGTACGTCTTCTGGCTTGGCTGTTTCAGTGAATTGCAGTCCCTCCCACCGTAAAGCACGCGAGGAAGACGTGATAAGAGCCTGTAAGCTCAGAGAGTTTATGCATATGCACTGTTcactttacatatttaatgttttttgtgtttcagatggaatattcatgatattttggaattttaaataTGCTATGGCATAGTTTCAACCCGAAAAAACAGCAAGCGTGCCACTACAGTTTTCATATAGCAATTTTCGAAACACTCAAACAGTATCACCCAAATTCAGATCGAAAGTATTGCCGATCAGGTTTAACTTTTAAATATCTAGAGGGGTTAGACCCCAATAGAAATGCTTGAGCAGTTTAGGCTTAAAACTGCTGATAAAATGTAACTAAAATGTCGTTATAGAATGCAATAGATATACATAATTACTGAGGAGCTGCCACTCTCATCTAGTCACAGCACTACAGACCAAGAGAATGTGTGATCAAATTTATCGATATCTATGTTACATATTCACTCAAGCATGACTCAAGTTTGTGGAAACGATTTACCATGAGGAAGTCGATCAACAACCATATCGTCATCTCGTCTGTTACGACCATCGACACATTTCCGTGATTTCACATCCTGCAGTCGGCATTTTTCAGTTTGGTACTAGTGCATTTATATATGACCATTTTCGGCAGATCgtctatgtagccgacacgaacacgaactatctgataccggctaccaaatactatgaaaagtagtaaagaatgagctacaaaatcactatcagttttaagttgcaggtagaataagtctgtgcctttgtataaaatactataaaaatagtggAAAGTGAGCAatcagctgaaagttagtcgagaCCTTAAacgcatatcattagcatctcattgtcggctacatggactgtatGCCCCCATTTTTTCGATTCGAGTAGTCGGTTGTGTTGTCACTATAACATTAATCCAATGAAAAGGTTTATCCTTTAATCAAGTGGAAGGGGGAAATGACGAAAGGTAATCCCGATTAAAGTGCAATTACAGGTTTGGCTAGCTTCTCAAAAATCGTCTTGCGGAACAGGGTAGCGAGATGTTACAAAACTCAAGCATGTGAGTGGCGAACCATACGCAAACAAAGTTTACGTTGTTGCGAATTTTGGACATCTTCAGAAATTGGCAGTCATCGCTGTCATCGAATTTTTCACCCATCAATATCAATCATTTACTTCTTAAATGACATCACGTGTTTTCTGTGCAGTAGTTAATGCGCTGGATAACTCAGCCAAGGCTGAGTGAGCTCAGTAAGGGATCATTGCAACATGTTTAACGAACGTAACTCACTCTGACTGCAGCCCACTCGCCTTTAAACTGAAATTATGAAGTGTGAAAATTCGACTACCAATTATAATTTTGATGCCTCCAAACATGATATAAATTGCTGAAATCTGAGGGATGATTGGAAATTTAAACTGCTCATAGCTTTTTGTAAACAAATATTACTCACTAGGCAAAATCTGAAATTTGGACGTGTCATGTGGGATACATCTCGCGTACAGTCTGACTGCTAGATCAGTCGAAATATTACCACCATCCCTCGCATCGCCGAAACGAATGCcatacatgtgtgtgttttgcagtgGGTAATTGAATAATGAATTAGTGTCGGTtggatctgcaaatgtaagtccatctgcttttctttataagttatacacttgttttatgcGCACCTGGTAGCTATAGAGCACCTAAGAGAATTTTGAACAATATGGAGATCCGATTCTccccaaattatttccaatcgtgttaatggcTAACTTCACATAAGTCACTATTCTTTGATGCATCGATGTTCAATTTATAAACAAAGGTGTAGGGTGTTCAAGGTGTTAACAAGCGCAGGCTGAATTTTACGTCACAGAAGTGACTGAATCGTCATACAAAATGTGCACGATCAGCAAGCATGAAACATCACTTTACATAACCTATTTGAATACCATCTTTCGTGACGACACGTTCAGTATCTGCTTGACCTACGATTTCACAAACTTGCTTCTCCAATAATGTGTCTATGTCTCCAACACAAATTCGAAAGACCCTCCTTCGCTGTTTTAACCGTTCTCGCAATTATTATTGATAGTGCGACTGCTCGGGCGAGACTTATTTCactcttttcatgttttttttcttttgttaccGGAGAAATGTCAATTCCGCCACTTTTAGAATCAGAcatctttaatttgtttttgcgTATGCATACCCTAACTGAAGTATAAATTTTGGTAATCACATTTTGGTGGAGGGACTAGTGGTTTAAGCAAGTCCAGGTGTGTCTATTCATAGATAGTAGAGAAacactctactgtctatgaaaGGACACACTCTAATGTCTATGGTCTATTGAAAGAATACAGATCCAGCAGTTCCGTCATACTGTTTTACTCAAGCCAGAACCTTCACGGTCGCCGTGTGTCCCGAGTTAATATAACCGAGTCTCGGACATCAGTATTTTTTCAATAGTACTTCAATAGTACCTGCTAAGCTTACCTTCGGTTATTTTGGCATGGCTCAGAATTATTGCAAGACTGCACCCTCCATGTTTTATCAGACAATCTTATggaagaaattttgatttttggtcCTGAAGAAACCTTTAGCCGTATTTGATTTATGATTTAATTTCCATTTCTTAGTCAAACAGTTTGCCGTCAGCTATACCGTATTGATTTGATGTATAACGTCAAATTGTTTCTCTGTCAGTAATATTGACTCACACATGGCTGGAATATCACATTGGAGTCGTATTGGTTACTAAATAgcttattttctttcaaaatacattAGGGATGGAAAATAATCCCCCCTTTTTCCGAACATGTGTGCACGGGTTAAGGTTTGTCCTGAGTTCTACAGTAGTTTGACTCAACTTTGTCGAAACGATAACTATGTGTTCCACGTGCACGATATCGATGTCTACATACCTGAAAATAAATCATCGATTTGTCTATAGGGTTTGTCGACTCTGATTCCTGTCGAAACTAAATGCTGAGTAATCCCTACGTAAGAAGGACATGTGACTTCGTAATGTCTTCTATGAACGAATCCTACAAAAAGAAAACCTTAAATGTTTTCTCctgtttttctcattttattttgtcGCGACAACGAAATTCTGTATCTTTGAATCGGCGACCGCAGGTCCAAATATTATGCGAGGTCTAATATATAACGGTTACTCTactcatggagctaccaaaagagtCGCTCCATGCTCCACTCTGTAACCGTAAAACATAGCTCTATACGTGTAATACATTGTGCACCGGATAGGTACTGACCTTTGGTACTGAGTATACCACTTCTCGATATGTATAATAGGAGTGTTTCTCTCGGCACTGTACTCGTATTTCTTCCCCACTACGTACTCAAAGCCTAAATCCCTCCATCAGCCTGTGTCACAGCGGTGGAATCCGTTGGATTACCATCAAGGTTCTCGATGACGAgtatttgcaattttgtcaacATGATTGAACGTCAACTTCAACAGCTGCAGCAACTTAATGTTCTTCAATTCTATaatcaaacaacaacaacaacaacaataaccaCTCCTTGTCAGTTCTCTTTGCGGaaggaaaaatattgtaaagatTTATTTACTCCCGCAATTTTATACAGAATACAGCCGATCATTCATTTATTGTTTTGAGTCCTTCATTGTATCCAAGCTAGCTGGGGTTCAAAGTCGTAAAAATCAAAACCTGCCCATAAAAGGCAGGAACCCCGTCTGTAACCACCACAGCTATCCAAGCACATGTTTCGGTCTTTTACCGAAATGCATCGCTGATTGCACGTCCGTGTCACTCCTCCTGTGAGAAGTTTCAGAGAGAATTTCACCTCGGAGCTGAATTAAAACTCAGATCCTCAAGATGGTCTGAGACTGCAAATTGCAAGCTTTAAGTTCAAGGAGCGTGGTTGTCGCGGCGACCACCACTGTACACGTATCTTGTGTATCTTTTGCTAAGTAATTCTGCTGGAAGTTTACGTGTAAAGCGTgaataatttgaacaaaaagaCTTCATAATAAAGTGTATTTTTCCGACTAGtattatacatttatatttccTTGAAATATAACATCTTTGTGGCAGCAGACTGAACCATAACAAAATCACGTGTATTAGAAATGCTATTATGCTAATTAGATACATGACCTTAGTGATAAATTATGAGGATAAACGCGGTTACCATCACGTGATATAAACATGAGCAGCGGCCTGTTCAGTGTATACTACGAAGCGTGTTCACACACTTACACTTTGGAATACAGAATCTCCTGTACACTCgagttttgttatttatttatttacaacatatctacatacatttacatgttTGTAAGTTAATGCGAGCATTGAACTCCTTTGATACCATTACACTACCTCCATGATGATACGATACATATACTCAAGAATGCATGTATACACACATCGTCCGCTCGAAGGGGTCCGTTACTTCACACGGGAAGCATACAGCTGCAAGAGACCTTGGCAGGCGAAGATGGTATATAATACACAAAGTGGCGTACTCTTTTACTACGGCTTCCTCGGCTGCGTCCCTTCTTCGATCCCATTATTCACAACTAATTTTTGTTAGCCAACCAATCACTGCCAATGCACAAATCTTCACGTAAAGCGGGAAGTTCACGCTTTTGTAAACACAATAAATAATCTTATGTTCTTAACCACAAACCCAATAAATTGACCCTTCCCTCTAAATCTGCATCGGAGACAGACTCCATGTCGTGATGATCAGGTATGTGCACGTTCAAGTTTCTCAACCTAGTTGATCTTCATTTTTTGGAAActtatacatatttgttcaagAGAGTATGAAATGCTGGGCTAGCAAGGCTATCATGCGTTTACCTAACGTAAAGATAGATTGAACACTCATCAATTATTGTATTAtagcttatgacgtcatcatgcaGGCAAAACGTACCATCAGTAATATTTATCGATAGGGTCCTAACACTCGAATGACACAGCTTTAAATATATGCATTCGCTCTTGGTATTGTACTAATTAAAAAGCACACCGGGGTTTTTTGCGCGCGCCGGGTGCACATCATACTCGAGGTGTGAAGTATATTGTACTGAGTCTGTCCTGGCTATCTATATCGAATTCGTTCTATTAGAAAAACTCTCTTCCCGTGTAAAGAATCGAGCTCTTTTAGATGGAAGTCATGTTGCCATTACACTTTCCATCCATAATCATCGTCGGCA
This genomic window from Ptychodera flava strain L36383 chromosome 10, AS_Pfla_20210202, whole genome shotgun sequence contains:
- the LOC139141802 gene encoding uncharacterized protein, with translation MCDNSINKEIATLLNLPSSPIEAMSPLLLDNMTEDHAWPELRALRKRKQRSDTLSLKKTGNFRRLENVVWREWFVRCQSPPSPTPSENECPRKIIVNGIDIPTEYEIYEPRRHEMAVIGSYVDPRISTGFCYKVRINGTEKYQFKGKPLRLQSVGKGYGKRLTFAGKSLNQNSNFFWSDTHDQGYAFSIHAVFENDEFGIYDSNHRHIGSAVVESVSDVQKEIAHVTKKDYNEKTVAVTMRCNVQIRSGPHGLVSLISPETLNLDGLAVVVKANKSDKAVTKCVEDIEIPGIGRCTLRSDD